A single window of Nocardioides baekrokdamisoli DNA harbors:
- the lipA gene encoding lipoyl synthase has product MTLAPEGRKLLRLEVRNSETPIERKPEWIKTRAKMGPEYTHLRQLVKEENLHTVCQEAGCPNIFECWEDREATFLIGGDQCTRRCDFCQIDTGKPEPLDRDEPRRVAESVQTMGLKYATITGVARDDLPDGGAWLYAETVRAIHALNPDTGVENLVPDFNGQPDLLEEVFSARPEVLAHNLETVPRIFKRIRPAFRYERSLDVITQARAYGLVTKSNLILGMGETREEISEALSDLVDAGCELITITQYLRPSLRHHPVERWVKPEEFIELRDEATELGFTGVMSGPLVRSSYRAGRLYRQALEARTL; this is encoded by the coding sequence GTGACTCTCGCCCCCGAAGGCCGCAAACTTCTGCGCCTCGAAGTTCGTAACAGCGAGACCCCGATCGAGCGCAAGCCGGAGTGGATCAAGACCCGCGCGAAGATGGGTCCGGAGTACACGCATCTGCGGCAGTTGGTGAAGGAGGAGAACCTCCACACCGTCTGCCAGGAGGCCGGCTGCCCCAACATCTTCGAGTGCTGGGAGGACCGCGAGGCGACGTTCCTCATCGGCGGCGACCAGTGCACCCGGCGCTGCGACTTCTGCCAGATCGACACCGGCAAGCCGGAGCCGCTGGACCGCGACGAGCCGCGACGCGTGGCCGAGTCGGTCCAGACCATGGGCCTGAAGTACGCCACCATCACCGGTGTCGCGCGCGACGACCTCCCCGACGGTGGCGCCTGGCTCTACGCCGAGACCGTACGAGCCATCCACGCACTCAACCCGGACACCGGCGTGGAAAACCTGGTCCCGGACTTCAACGGCCAGCCGGACCTCCTCGAAGAGGTCTTCAGCGCCCGTCCCGAGGTGCTCGCGCACAACCTCGAAACGGTCCCCCGGATCTTCAAGCGGATCCGTCCGGCCTTCCGCTACGAGCGCTCGCTCGACGTGATCACCCAGGCCCGCGCGTACGGCCTGGTCACCAAGTCGAACCTGATCCTCGGCATGGGCGAGACCCGCGAGGAGATCTCCGAGGCACTCAGCGACCTCGTGGACGCCGGGTGCGAACTGATCACGATCACCCAATATCTACGGCCGAGTCTGCGCCACCACCCGGTCGAGCGCTGGGTGAAGCCGGAGGAGTTCATCGAACTGCGTGACGAGGCCACCGAACTCGGGTTCACCGGAGTCATGTCCGGTCCCCTCGTCCGTTCGTCCTACCGTGCCGGCCGGTTGTACCGTCAGGCACTCGAAGCCCGGACCCTGTAG
- the lipB gene encoding lipoyl(octanoyl) transferase LipB: protein MTSELRFEALGTLDYLAAWDLQRAIHSEVVEGVRPDTVLLLEHPPTYTAGKRTDPWERPSDSGGAPVIDVDRGGKITFHGPGQLVAYPIVRLPSHVLVVDFVRRLEEALISTCTGFGVVTARIPGRSGVWVKDEAGERKIAAIGLRVSRGVTMHGIAINGDVDMSWYDRFVPCGIADAGVTSLSRELGRDVTVAEIAPVLEREFRAYLAWEPYVSTPDYEAKPEPKRGVHLLTPTL, encoded by the coding sequence GTGACGTCTGAGCTGCGATTCGAGGCCCTGGGCACGCTGGACTACCTGGCGGCCTGGGACCTCCAGCGCGCCATCCACAGCGAGGTCGTCGAGGGCGTACGCCCGGACACGGTGCTGCTTCTGGAGCACCCGCCCACGTACACCGCCGGGAAGCGGACCGACCCCTGGGAGCGGCCGTCGGATTCGGGTGGCGCTCCGGTGATCGACGTCGACCGCGGCGGCAAGATCACCTTCCACGGCCCCGGCCAGCTGGTGGCATACCCGATCGTCCGACTCCCCTCGCACGTCCTGGTCGTGGACTTCGTACGCCGCCTCGAGGAGGCCCTGATCTCCACCTGCACCGGGTTCGGCGTGGTGACTGCGCGGATCCCCGGCCGGTCCGGTGTGTGGGTCAAGGATGAGGCCGGCGAGCGGAAGATCGCTGCCATCGGGCTCCGCGTCAGCCGTGGCGTCACGATGCACGGGATCGCCATCAACGGTGATGTCGACATGAGTTGGTACGACCGCTTCGTGCCCTGCGGCATCGCCGACGCCGGGGTGACCTCGCTGTCCCGCGAGCTCGGACGCGATGTCACCGTCGCCGAGATCGCTCCGGTCCTGGAGCGCGAGTTCCGCGCGTACCTCGCCTGGGAGCCGTACGTGTCGACGCCGGACTACGAAGCGAAGCCAGAACCAAAGCGTGGCGTACACCTGCTCACGCCCACCCTGTGA
- the sucB gene encoding 2-oxoglutarate dehydrogenase, E2 component, dihydrolipoamide succinyltransferase: MATEVTLPALGESVTEGTITRWLKNVGDTVAVDEPLVEISTDKVDTEIPSPVAGIILEIKAQEDDTIEIGAPLVVIGAAGDAPVAAASVAEAPAAPAPAAAPPAPVAPAPTPVPTPVPVAAAPTPVAAPAQPEATADNTPTAGGTEVVLPALGESVTEGTVMRWLKAVGDTVAVDEGLLEISTDKVDTEIPSPMAGTLLAQKVAEDETVEVGAVLAVIGAAGASAAPVVTPDPEPAAIAAAATDATIASPVAPAPVAPAPVVEAPAAPAAAAPVAPAAPIAPSTGASSYVTPLVRKVAADNGVDLATVTGSGVGGRIRKEDVLAAAAAKSAPAGTPAADPAPAAVEAPSPLRGKTEPMSRLRTIIANQMVTSLQTAAQVTQVVEVDVTSIAKIREARHADFEAREGVKLTYTAFFAKAVVDSLRVHPKLNAGIDLAKGEINYYDRENLSITVDTEAGQISPVIKDAGDLSVSGLAKKIADVAARSRSLTISPDELSGGTFTLTNTGSTGALFETPIINTPQAAILGAGVVVKRPVVLTDPVLGDTVGIRHMVYLALTYDHRLIDGADAGRFLVDVQDRLESGNFDV; encoded by the coding sequence ATGGCCACCGAAGTCACCCTTCCGGCACTGGGCGAGTCCGTCACCGAAGGCACCATCACCCGCTGGCTGAAGAACGTGGGCGACACCGTCGCTGTGGACGAGCCGCTGGTCGAGATCTCCACCGACAAGGTCGACACCGAGATCCCGTCGCCGGTGGCCGGCATCATCCTGGAGATCAAGGCTCAGGAGGACGACACCATCGAGATCGGTGCGCCCCTGGTGGTGATCGGTGCCGCCGGTGACGCTCCTGTCGCCGCTGCTTCGGTGGCCGAGGCGCCGGCTGCGCCTGCCCCGGCTGCGGCGCCCCCCGCTCCTGTTGCCCCTGCCCCAACCCCGGTCCCAACCCCGGTCCCTGTCGCGGCGGCGCCGACCCCGGTTGCTGCTCCGGCTCAGCCGGAGGCCACCGCCGACAACACCCCGACGGCAGGCGGCACCGAGGTCGTACTCCCGGCGCTGGGCGAGTCCGTGACCGAAGGCACCGTCATGCGCTGGCTCAAGGCCGTCGGCGACACCGTCGCGGTCGACGAGGGTCTGCTGGAGATCTCCACCGACAAGGTCGACACCGAGATCCCTTCGCCCATGGCCGGCACGCTGCTGGCCCAGAAGGTCGCCGAGGACGAGACGGTCGAGGTCGGTGCGGTTCTGGCAGTCATCGGCGCTGCCGGTGCGTCTGCCGCACCCGTCGTGACCCCTGACCCCGAGCCTGCTGCCATCGCCGCTGCCGCGACCGACGCGACCATCGCTTCTCCTGTTGCGCCAGCCCCGGTCGCGCCCGCTCCGGTTGTCGAGGCGCCAGCCGCCCCCGCGGCTGCAGCTCCGGTGGCACCTGCTGCGCCGATCGCCCCGAGCACCGGCGCCAGCTCGTACGTCACTCCGCTGGTACGCAAGGTGGCCGCCGACAACGGTGTCGACCTGGCGACCGTGACCGGCTCAGGCGTTGGTGGACGTATCCGGAAGGAAGACGTGCTGGCCGCGGCTGCCGCCAAGAGCGCCCCAGCCGGCACGCCGGCCGCAGACCCGGCACCGGCGGCCGTTGAGGCGCCGTCGCCGCTGCGCGGCAAGACGGAGCCGATGAGCCGCCTGCGTACGATCATCGCCAACCAGATGGTCACCTCGCTGCAGACCGCGGCCCAGGTCACCCAGGTCGTCGAGGTAGACGTCACGTCGATCGCGAAGATCCGCGAGGCTCGTCACGCCGACTTCGAGGCTCGCGAAGGCGTCAAGCTCACCTACACGGCGTTCTTCGCCAAGGCCGTCGTGGACTCGCTTCGAGTGCACCCGAAACTCAACGCTGGGATCGACCTGGCCAAGGGCGAGATCAACTACTACGACCGCGAGAACCTCTCGATCACGGTCGACACCGAGGCCGGCCAGATCAGCCCGGTGATCAAGGACGCCGGAGACCTCTCGGTCAGTGGTCTGGCGAAGAAGATCGCCGACGTGGCTGCTCGCAGCCGCTCGCTCACGATCAGCCCGGACGAACTGTCCGGCGGCACCTTCACCCTCACGAACACCGGGTCGACCGGTGCCCTGTTCGAGACGCCGATCATCAACACCCCGCAGGCTGCCATCCTCGGCGCCGGCGTCGTGGTGAAGCGTCCAGTCGTCCTCACCGACCCGGTCCTCGGCGACACCGTCGGGATCCGCCACATGGTCTACCTGGCCCTCACCTACGACCACCGCCTGATCGACGGCGCCGATGCCGGTCGCTTCCTGGTGGACGTACAGGACCGGCTCGAGAGCGGGAACTTCGACGTCTGA
- a CDS encoding leucyl aminopeptidase, whose protein sequence is MGYTLRSASPARTRAEAVVIGLLQGDNAASIAPGGEDLATAYGRRLRGLLATLGATGKAGEVLRVPVNDEVSASLVVFVGLGPAVTADAVRAAAGVAARAVPNATSVALALPADSPALINAIVEGHILGGYTYTPYKSAPAPEKPGQISVLTEHPKDEANQAALAWAETVAAAVAATRDWVNQPPNDLTPPAFADAIVAAVASVPSVTAHVYAEKALEKIGAGGILGVGLSSPAAPRLVELRYAPEGATTHLALVGKGITFDSGGLNLKPGSSMKTMKSDMAGAAAVVQATLAIAARGLPLTISTFVPIAENAISATSMRPGDVITQYDGTTVEILDTDAEGRLLLADALGRAVESGPDVVIDVATLTGAMVSALGDRITGAMGSAELVDALVEAGAGAGEALWPMPIPDAIVDRVHKSTVADLLQVDGIGWGGGLYAAAFLREFVGGHTWAHLDIAGSSWNAGGAYGAVSAGGTGAAVATLIAYARGLAAAE, encoded by the coding sequence ATGGGTTACACGTTGCGCTCCGCCTCCCCCGCACGTACGCGCGCCGAGGCCGTGGTGATCGGGTTGCTCCAAGGCGACAACGCCGCCTCGATCGCACCCGGCGGAGAGGATCTCGCCACCGCGTACGGGCGCAGGCTCCGTGGACTTCTGGCCACACTCGGAGCCACCGGCAAGGCCGGGGAGGTCCTGCGGGTGCCGGTCAACGACGAGGTCTCAGCCTCGTTGGTCGTGTTCGTCGGGCTCGGTCCGGCCGTCACCGCGGACGCCGTACGAGCCGCCGCCGGAGTCGCCGCGCGCGCGGTTCCCAATGCGACCTCAGTGGCACTCGCCCTGCCCGCAGATTCACCGGCGTTGATCAACGCCATCGTGGAAGGTCACATCCTCGGCGGCTACACGTACACGCCGTACAAATCGGCTCCGGCGCCGGAGAAGCCCGGGCAGATCTCCGTGCTGACAGAGCACCCCAAGGACGAGGCGAACCAGGCGGCCCTCGCGTGGGCCGAAACTGTCGCCGCGGCTGTGGCCGCGACCCGCGACTGGGTGAACCAACCGCCCAACGATCTGACTCCCCCGGCCTTCGCCGATGCCATCGTTGCCGCCGTGGCATCAGTGCCGTCAGTCACGGCCCACGTGTACGCGGAGAAGGCGCTGGAGAAGATCGGCGCCGGCGGGATCCTCGGCGTCGGACTCAGCTCGCCGGCCGCGCCGCGGCTGGTGGAGCTCCGGTACGCACCGGAGGGAGCCACGACGCACCTCGCTCTGGTGGGCAAGGGCATCACCTTTGACTCGGGCGGTCTGAACCTGAAGCCCGGGAGCAGCATGAAGACGATGAAGTCCGACATGGCTGGTGCGGCAGCCGTGGTCCAGGCCACCCTGGCGATCGCCGCCCGGGGCCTGCCCCTGACGATCAGCACCTTCGTCCCGATCGCCGAGAACGCGATCTCCGCCACCTCGATGCGACCGGGTGACGTCATCACCCAGTACGACGGCACCACCGTCGAGATCCTGGACACCGACGCGGAGGGTCGACTGCTGCTGGCCGACGCGCTCGGCCGGGCGGTCGAGAGTGGACCGGACGTCGTCATCGATGTCGCGACACTGACCGGCGCGATGGTGAGCGCCCTCGGCGACCGGATCACCGGTGCGATGGGATCCGCCGAACTCGTGGACGCGCTCGTCGAGGCGGGGGCGGGCGCCGGTGAGGCACTGTGGCCGATGCCGATCCCCGACGCGATCGTCGATCGAGTCCACAAGTCGACCGTCGCCGACCTGCTCCAGGTCGACGGCATCGGCTGGGGTGGCGGACTGTATGCCGCGGCCTTCCTGCGCGAGTTCGTCGGCGGCCACACATGGGCCCACCTCGACATTGCCGGCTCCTCCTGGAATGCCGGCGGAGCGTACGGCGCCGTCAGTGCCGGCGGCACCGGTGCGGCCGTCGCCACCCTGATCGCGTACGCCCGCGGGCTTGCCGCCGCGGAATAG
- the gcvT gene encoding glycine cleavage system aminomethyltransferase GcvT produces MADLLTSPLHDRHVALGAKFGEFGGWSMPLEYSGVVAEHTAVRTAVGLFDVSHLGKATVIGPGAAAYVNSVLTNDLARIGPGQAQYTLICDDATGGVVDDLIQYYRADDDIFLIPNAGNTTEVVRRLAEAAPEGIAVTNRHRDYVVLAVQGPKSSEVVEALGFPTDHEYMSFAVAAYEGAEVIICRTGYSGERGFELVAPNDVAQQLWDAILDAGADHGILPIGLGARDTLRTEMGYPLHGQDISPTINPLEGGAGWAVSFKKPAFWGRDVLLAVKEAGPKRTLRAIKQIDRAIPRGHMSVLHNGEVVGEVTSGTFSPSLKQGIGLALISTEVPADATVTLDVRGKQAAFEQVKAPFVESHVR; encoded by the coding sequence ATGGCTGATCTGCTCACGTCCCCGCTCCATGATCGTCACGTCGCGCTCGGCGCGAAGTTCGGCGAATTCGGTGGATGGTCGATGCCGCTGGAATACAGCGGTGTCGTCGCCGAGCACACCGCTGTACGCACCGCGGTCGGGCTGTTCGACGTGAGCCACCTGGGCAAGGCGACCGTGATCGGTCCGGGTGCAGCCGCGTACGTGAACTCGGTGCTCACCAACGACCTCGCCCGCATCGGTCCCGGCCAGGCTCAGTACACGCTGATCTGCGATGACGCGACGGGCGGTGTGGTCGACGACCTGATCCAGTACTACCGCGCCGACGACGACATCTTCCTGATCCCCAACGCCGGCAACACCACGGAGGTCGTACGCCGCCTCGCCGAGGCCGCTCCCGAGGGCATCGCGGTCACCAACCGTCACCGCGACTACGTCGTACTCGCCGTCCAGGGCCCGAAGTCGTCCGAGGTTGTGGAGGCGCTCGGTTTCCCGACCGACCACGAGTACATGAGCTTCGCCGTAGCGGCGTACGAGGGCGCTGAGGTGATCATCTGTCGCACCGGCTACAGCGGCGAGCGGGGCTTTGAACTGGTGGCGCCCAACGACGTGGCCCAGCAGTTGTGGGATGCGATCCTCGACGCGGGTGCCGACCACGGCATCCTGCCGATCGGGCTCGGCGCCCGCGACACCCTGCGTACGGAAATGGGCTACCCCCTCCACGGTCAGGACATCTCGCCGACCATCAACCCGCTCGAGGGCGGCGCCGGGTGGGCCGTGTCCTTCAAGAAGCCTGCCTTCTGGGGGCGGGACGTGCTGCTCGCGGTGAAGGAGGCTGGCCCGAAGCGGACACTGCGCGCGATCAAGCAGATCGACCGGGCGATCCCGCGCGGACACATGTCCGTGCTCCACAACGGTGAGGTTGTCGGCGAGGTCACCTCGGGCACCTTCAGCCCGAGCCTGAAGCAGGGCATCGGTCTCGCGCTGATCTCGACCGAGGTACCGGCCGACGCCACGGTCACCCTCGACGTACGCGGCAAACAGGCGGCGTTCGAGCAGGTCAAGGCCCCCTTCGTCGAATCGCACGTCCGATGA